One region of Streptomyces sp. CG4 genomic DNA includes:
- a CDS encoding Ku protein, translating into MARAMWNGVLTFGLVSLPVQLFAATDSHTIRFRQLQRGTSDRVRNKRVNERTGEEVPPDEIVKGLDAGDEYVILEPGELDEIAPGRSRELETTGFVDLADVEPVFFDRTYYLGPKGEQYEKVYVVLQTALERADKAGIATFVMRNREYLVAVKSEGGILTLHTLHWADEIRDPHAEIDVLPQRVRPADRELRMVEQLIDSLGMDWDPSDFHDTYHEKVRELVEAKKKGASVEKAEQPAEATNVIDLMDALRASVDRARSRKGRTSGRTRSASTKATADHRARSGTKPSLDSLTKAQLYDLAAEADVKGRSSMSRQELVEALSHTDRRGHARAS; encoded by the coding sequence ATGGCACGCGCTATGTGGAACGGTGTCCTCACCTTCGGGCTGGTGTCCCTGCCGGTCCAGCTGTTCGCGGCTACCGACAGCCACACCATCCGGTTCCGTCAGCTTCAGCGGGGCACCTCCGACCGGGTGCGCAACAAGCGCGTCAACGAGCGCACCGGCGAGGAAGTGCCACCGGACGAGATCGTCAAGGGCCTGGACGCCGGAGACGAGTACGTGATCCTGGAGCCCGGGGAACTGGACGAGATCGCCCCGGGCCGCTCCCGAGAACTGGAGACCACCGGTTTCGTCGACCTCGCGGACGTCGAGCCTGTCTTCTTCGACAGGACGTACTACCTGGGGCCCAAGGGAGAGCAGTACGAGAAGGTGTACGTCGTTCTGCAGACGGCTCTGGAGCGTGCCGACAAGGCGGGGATCGCCACCTTCGTCATGCGGAACCGGGAGTACCTGGTCGCGGTGAAGTCCGAAGGCGGGATCCTGACCCTGCACACCTTGCACTGGGCGGACGAGATCAGGGATCCGCACGCGGAGATCGACGTTCTTCCCCAGCGGGTACGGCCCGCCGACCGCGAGTTGCGGATGGTCGAGCAGCTGATCGACTCGCTGGGCATGGACTGGGACCCGAGCGACTTTCACGACACGTATCACGAGAAGGTGCGGGAACTGGTCGAGGCCAAGAAGAAGGGCGCGAGCGTGGAGAAGGCCGAGCAGCCGGCCGAAGCCACGAACGTCATCGACCTCATGGACGCGCTGCGGGCCAGCGTCGACCGCGCGAGGTCACGGAAGGGCCGGACGTCGGGGAGGACGCGCAGCGCGTCGACGAAGGCGACCGCCGACCACCGGGCACGTTCAGGGACGAAACCTTCGCTCGACTCGCTCACCAAGGCACAGCTGTACGACCTGGCGGCCGAAGCCGATGTCAAGGGCCGCTCCTCCATGAGCCGCCAGGAGCTTGTCGAGGCGCTGTCGCACACCGACAGGCGCGGACACGCCCGGGCCTCGTGA
- a CDS encoding dihydrofolate reductase family protein, whose protein sequence is MRKLIYGMNLTLDGYIAAAGDDIGWSGPPSDELFQWWLDHEQASGLSLYGRKLWETMSSYWPTGDQQPGATPAEIEFARNWRDTPKAVFSSTIDKVDWNTRLVTGDAIAEITRLKAEDGGPMNIGGATLAGAAMRAGLIDEYVIAAYPVLVGGGTPFFTALDSWVNLNLVETRRFPGGVVLTRYETRR, encoded by the coding sequence ATGCGGAAACTGATCTACGGCATGAACCTGACCCTGGACGGCTACATCGCCGCGGCCGGCGACGACATCGGCTGGAGCGGACCGCCGAGCGACGAGCTGTTCCAGTGGTGGCTCGACCACGAGCAGGCGAGTGGCCTGTCACTGTATGGGCGCAAGCTGTGGGAGACGATGAGCTCCTACTGGCCGACCGGCGACCAGCAGCCGGGCGCCACCCCGGCGGAGATCGAGTTCGCGCGGAACTGGCGGGACACGCCGAAGGCGGTGTTCTCCTCGACGATCGACAAGGTCGACTGGAACACCCGCCTGGTCACCGGCGACGCGATCGCCGAGATCACCCGGCTCAAGGCCGAGGACGGCGGCCCGATGAACATCGGCGGCGCAACGCTCGCCGGGGCGGCCATGCGCGCCGGGCTGATCGACGAGTACGTGATCGCCGCCTATCCGGTCCTGGTGGGCGGCGGCACGCCGTTCTTCACCGCGCTGGACAGCTGGGTGAACCTGAACCTGGTGGAGACGCGGAGGTTTCCCGGCGGCGTGGTCCTGACCAGGTACGAGACGAGGCGCTGA
- a CDS encoding DNA-formamidopyrimidine glycosylase family protein translates to MPELPDVEGFRDVLNGCGRGRCVRRVDVHDTDVLRGVGVRRLRREVEGRRLGRPWRHGKVLIVPVGDGQAPVWHFGMTGELVCARADDPPAPHDRVVLTFADDRQLRYRDQRKLQSIRLAPNQRALQRLLDRLGPDALEMPAPISWIC, encoded by the coding sequence ATGCCGGAGTTGCCCGACGTCGAGGGCTTCCGTGACGTGCTGAACGGCTGTGGCCGGGGCAGGTGCGTCCGGCGGGTTGACGTGCACGATACGGATGTACTGCGCGGGGTCGGCGTGCGGCGCCTGCGGCGGGAGGTGGAGGGGCGGCGGCTCGGCCGGCCGTGGCGGCACGGGAAGGTGCTGATCGTCCCCGTAGGGGACGGCCAGGCCCCCGTCTGGCACTTCGGGATGACTGGCGAGCTCGTCTGCGCCCGCGCGGACGATCCGCCGGCCCCCCATGACCGGGTCGTTCTGACCTTCGCCGACGATCGGCAGTTGCGCTACCGCGACCAGCGCAAACTCCAGAGCATACGGCTGGCCCCGAATCAGCGTGCCCTGCAGCGGCTGCTGGACCGGCTCGGCCCCGACGCCCTCGAAATGCCCGCTCCGATTTCCTGGATCTGCTAG
- a CDS encoding NADP-dependent oxidoreductase, which translates to MKAIVATDPGAEAAGITLAERPEPAPAINDVVVEVHASGFVPAEWEWPSTWVDRAGRDRAQAIIGHEFAGVVTSLGYGTTGLSLGQRVFGITDWHRDGTLAEYAAVEARNLAPLPGNVDFTVGASLPISGLTAWQGLFQHGRLQAGQSVLAHGAAGAVGSVVTQLAREFGAYVIGTGRAADRQAALDFGANEFLDLATEDLDDIGGVDVVFDVIGADIQRRSARIIRPGGTLVSVVGPVEARPVDGLAVDFVVESVPSQLVEIVDRVRDGRLRTHIGTVATLDDAVPALNPTGRRKGKTVIRVRP; encoded by the coding sequence GTGAAGGCAATCGTCGCGACGGATCCGGGCGCGGAAGCAGCCGGGATCACACTCGCGGAGCGGCCTGAGCCGGCGCCGGCGATCAACGACGTCGTCGTTGAAGTCCATGCGTCGGGCTTCGTCCCCGCGGAGTGGGAGTGGCCCTCGACGTGGGTCGATCGCGCCGGTCGCGATCGAGCCCAGGCGATCATCGGCCACGAGTTCGCCGGAGTGGTCACCTCCCTCGGCTACGGCACGACGGGGCTCTCGCTGGGACAGCGGGTGTTCGGGATCACGGACTGGCACCGCGATGGAACCCTGGCCGAGTACGCGGCCGTGGAGGCACGCAACCTGGCGCCGCTGCCGGGGAACGTCGACTTCACGGTGGGTGCGAGCCTGCCGATCTCCGGCCTGACCGCGTGGCAAGGTCTGTTCCAGCACGGTCGTCTTCAGGCGGGGCAGAGCGTCCTCGCACACGGCGCCGCCGGCGCGGTCGGGTCTGTGGTTACGCAGCTTGCCCGGGAGTTCGGCGCCTACGTCATCGGTACTGGGCGGGCGGCGGACCGCCAGGCGGCGCTCGACTTCGGCGCGAACGAGTTCCTCGACCTCGCCACCGAGGATCTCGACGACATCGGCGGGGTCGACGTGGTCTTCGATGTCATCGGCGCTGACATCCAAAGGCGCTCGGCGAGAATCATCCGGCCTGGCGGGACGCTGGTGTCGGTGGTCGGGCCTGTTGAGGCTCGCCCTGTCGACGGCTTGGCGGTCGACTTCGTCGTCGAGTCCGTTCCGAGTCAGCTGGTGGAGATCGTCGACCGGGTGCGGGACGGGCGCCTTCGCACGCACATCGGAACCGTCGCGACCCTCGACGACGCCGTCCCTGCGCTCAACCCGACCGGGCGGCGCAAGGGCAAGACCGTCATTCGCGTGCGCCCCTGA
- a CDS encoding VOC family protein yields MITGLNTVVVWVLDQDSAKTFFTETLGLQARTDVPFGEGVRWVTVGPKNQPEVQLSLMVPGAPVQDPETAEQLKSLLAKGALVGCTFTVEDCRTAVTELSARGVTFLQEPQPRPWGISATFHDDSGTCHELLQPHHQGQETAGQTS; encoded by the coding sequence ATGATCACTGGACTGAACACGGTGGTGGTCTGGGTCCTGGACCAGGACTCGGCCAAAACCTTCTTCACCGAGACCCTCGGCCTGCAGGCGCGCACGGACGTGCCGTTCGGCGAGGGCGTGCGCTGGGTCACCGTGGGCCCCAAGAACCAGCCCGAGGTCCAGCTCAGCCTGATGGTTCCGGGCGCACCGGTGCAGGATCCGGAGACCGCCGAGCAGCTCAAATCGCTGCTTGCCAAGGGCGCGCTCGTCGGCTGCACGTTCACCGTCGAGGACTGCCGTACGGCCGTCACGGAGCTGTCGGCTCGGGGCGTGACCTTCCTCCAGGAGCCGCAGCCCAGGCCATGGGGCATCTCCGCGACCTTCCACGACGACTCCGGCACCTGCCACGAGCTCCTCCAGCCGCACCACCAGGGCCAGGAGACAGCCGGCCAGACTTCCTGA
- a CDS encoding WYL domain-containing protein, with amino-acid sequence MTQDLPARMLRLLSLLQTRRTWTGTELADRLGVTLRTIRRDIDRLRALGYPVQGTTGTAGGYRLTSGADLPPLLLDDDEAVAIAVALRTATSGVAGIEETAVRALAKLEQVLPIRLRHQVATIQATTAPLPVPWSTGPKADPTALATLATACRDHEIVTFTYRTSGGDTGLRRVEPHALVAADPVWYLVAYDTDHDQWRLFRVDRLTDPAPTGHRVTPRELPTPNAAAYVAERLAAAPARYTFHATVPADAETVRARTWSLPGRVQPVDETTSTLGLAADNPHHIAEQLLGIDLGPDDTVYGNPELAPHLEQLGNRLLRAAHALTGQDDQSKRHVEPDARHKQ; translated from the coding sequence ATGACCCAGGACCTGCCCGCCCGCATGCTGCGCCTGCTCTCCCTGCTCCAGACGCGCCGCACCTGGACCGGCACCGAACTCGCCGACCGCCTCGGCGTCACCCTGCGCACCATCCGCCGCGACATCGACCGGCTGCGCGCGCTCGGCTACCCGGTCCAGGGCACCACCGGCACCGCCGGCGGATACCGCCTCACCTCCGGCGCCGACCTGCCCCCGCTCCTGCTGGACGACGACGAGGCCGTGGCCATCGCGGTCGCCCTGCGCACCGCCACCAGCGGCGTGGCCGGGATCGAGGAGACCGCGGTGCGCGCCCTGGCCAAACTGGAACAGGTGCTGCCCATCCGGCTGCGCCACCAGGTCGCCACCATCCAGGCCACCACCGCCCCGCTCCCGGTGCCCTGGAGCACCGGCCCCAAGGCCGATCCCACCGCCCTGGCCACCCTGGCCACCGCCTGCCGCGACCACGAGATCGTCACCTTCACCTACCGCACCAGCGGCGGCGACACCGGACTGCGGCGTGTGGAGCCGCACGCCCTGGTCGCCGCCGACCCGGTCTGGTACCTCGTCGCCTACGACACCGACCACGACCAGTGGCGCCTGTTCCGCGTGGACCGGCTCACCGACCCCGCCCCCACCGGCCACCGCGTCACGCCCCGCGAGCTGCCCACCCCCAACGCGGCCGCCTACGTCGCCGAGCGTCTGGCCGCCGCCCCCGCCCGCTACACCTTCCACGCCACCGTCCCCGCCGACGCCGAAACGGTGCGGGCCCGTACCTGGTCGCTGCCCGGCCGCGTTCAGCCCGTCGACGAGACCACCAGCACCCTCGGCCTCGCCGCCGACAACCCCCACCACATCGCCGAACAACTCCTCGGCATCGACCTCGGCCCCGACGACACCGTCTATGGCAACCCCGAACTCGCCCCGCACCTGGAGCAGTTGGGCAACCGCCTGCTGCGTGCCGCCCACGCGCTCACCGGACAGGACGACCAGAGCAAACGGCACGTAGAGCCGGACGCCCGGCACAAGCAGTAA
- a CDS encoding VOC family protein produces MKAPAIAPCLGVKDTSASVDFYEQLGFTALPAGNDPNDDIRSLLFGEDFALMVYRDAHLRDWLPVLKDRTPGAFGMFYLAVDDFDSYVATIRPLVNATKEGTHNGQNLFYFTDPDGYIIGVVQKQEW; encoded by the coding sequence ATGAAGGCTCCCGCCATCGCCCCCTGCCTCGGTGTGAAGGACACGAGTGCGTCCGTGGACTTCTACGAGCAGCTCGGCTTCACCGCGCTGCCCGCGGGCAACGACCCCAACGACGACATCCGCTCGCTGCTCTTCGGCGAGGACTTCGCGCTGATGGTCTACCGAGACGCCCACCTGCGGGACTGGCTGCCGGTCCTGAAGGACCGCACGCCCGGCGCGTTCGGCATGTTCTACCTTGCCGTCGACGACTTCGACAGCTACGTCGCCACGATCCGGCCCTTGGTCAACGCCACCAAGGAAGGCACCCACAACGGGCAGAACCTCTTCTACTTCACCGACCCCGACGGCTACATCATCGGCGTCGTCCAGAAGCAGGAGTGGTGA
- a CDS encoding response regulator transcription factor: MSPTPISVIIADDHRVVREGLATILGAVDAVHVAGLAADGTHAVDLAALHEADVVLMDLHMPGMDGVEATRRLKAERPATAVVVLTTYTDDDSILAALEAGATGYLTKNASAADIHRAIEAAVGGHAMLDPIAAARLIRASRRNDPGHTSKNTALPDGLMNAKPRYWA, encoded by the coding sequence ATGAGCCCTACACCGATCTCTGTGATCATCGCCGATGACCACCGGGTCGTCCGCGAGGGCCTGGCCACCATCCTCGGTGCCGTCGACGCAGTGCACGTCGCCGGGCTGGCCGCGGACGGCACGCACGCCGTCGATCTCGCCGCCCTGCACGAAGCCGACGTGGTCTTGATGGACCTTCACATGCCCGGCATGGACGGCGTCGAGGCAACACGCCGGCTCAAGGCCGAACGTCCGGCCACGGCCGTCGTGGTACTCACCACCTACACCGACGACGACTCCATCCTCGCCGCACTCGAAGCCGGCGCCACCGGCTACCTCACCAAGAACGCCTCCGCCGCGGACATCCACCGCGCTATCGAGGCCGCCGTCGGTGGCCACGCCATGCTCGACCCGATCGCCGCAGCCCGTCTGATCCGTGCGAGCCGCCGAAACGACCCGGGCCACACCTCGAAGAACACCGCCCTCCCCGACGGCCTCATGAACGCGAAGCCCAGGTACTGGGCCTGA
- a CDS encoding sensor histidine kinase yields the protein MLFRHTILEYFVPMNIVGRFSPAAEHPGIGLSGIIPEPRARAAAMLAGLGVSIWINVAALPADPGIVAPLALAVAALSWILLILGTRGPRVAAVVTMMCAAGAVIAATDTNGLIFTGVAASTAAVAFDPVAALVLSAAGPVAYCLAAIPQGAFPGRLLATAAVALAGLVAGASRREIDQRARHSTLVATERRRTELARAEAELAGERNRLGRELHDVLAHTLGALSIQLTAIDTLARTNAPRDKLITQIELGHELVGTGLDEARHAVRALRGEKAPLAAQLQRLCELHQAELKLDGSPQELDAEATLALYRLAQEALTNAARHAPGARVSVRVGFGARDVTVQVANTSSALGPDTPSALRMSGGGFGLQGMRERIQQAGGDLQAGPTPDGGWRVAARIPYQRDDLRNHSNVSDGSDR from the coding sequence GTGCTCTTCAGGCACACCATCCTGGAATACTTCGTACCGATGAACATCGTCGGCAGATTCAGCCCTGCCGCGGAGCATCCCGGGATCGGGCTGAGCGGCATAATCCCCGAGCCGCGGGCACGCGCCGCGGCCATGCTCGCGGGACTGGGCGTGTCGATCTGGATCAACGTGGCGGCGCTTCCCGCCGACCCGGGGATCGTGGCGCCCCTCGCCCTGGCCGTCGCCGCGCTGTCCTGGATCCTCCTGATCCTCGGCACCCGAGGCCCGCGCGTGGCCGCAGTCGTCACAATGATGTGCGCGGCCGGAGCGGTGATCGCTGCCACCGACACCAACGGGCTGATCTTCACCGGCGTCGCGGCGAGCACAGCCGCCGTCGCATTCGATCCCGTCGCCGCCCTCGTGCTGTCCGCTGCCGGTCCCGTCGCCTACTGTCTTGCCGCGATCCCCCAGGGGGCCTTCCCTGGCCGCCTGCTGGCCACCGCCGCTGTGGCTCTCGCCGGACTGGTAGCCGGTGCGAGCCGACGCGAGATCGACCAGCGTGCCCGGCACAGCACCCTGGTCGCGACCGAACGCCGACGTACCGAGCTCGCCCGGGCCGAGGCGGAACTCGCCGGTGAACGCAACCGTCTCGGCCGCGAGCTGCACGACGTCCTCGCCCACACCCTCGGCGCCCTGTCGATCCAGCTCACCGCGATCGACACCCTCGCCCGTACCAACGCGCCGCGCGACAAGCTCATCACGCAGATCGAGCTCGGCCACGAGCTGGTCGGTACGGGCCTGGACGAGGCACGCCACGCCGTGCGCGCACTGCGCGGGGAGAAGGCACCGCTGGCCGCTCAGCTCCAACGGCTCTGCGAACTCCATCAGGCAGAGCTGAAGTTGGACGGAAGCCCACAGGAGCTCGATGCCGAGGCCACGCTCGCGCTCTACCGCCTGGCCCAGGAAGCACTGACCAACGCCGCCAGGCATGCCCCCGGGGCGCGCGTGAGCGTGCGCGTCGGCTTCGGTGCCAGGGACGTGACCGTGCAGGTCGCCAACACCAGCTCCGCCCTGGGCCCGGACACACCCTCGGCGCTGCGCATGAGCGGAGGGGGGTTCGGGCTCCAGGGCATGAGGGAACGCATCCAGCAGGCAGGCGGTGATCTCCAGGCCGGTCCCACGCCCGACGGGGGTTGGCGGGTCGCCGCACGCATCCCCTACCAACGGGACGACCTGCGCAATCACAGCAACGTGAGCGACGGGAGCGACCGATGA
- a CDS encoding response regulator transcription factor, with protein MAARLYLSRATVKTHIHQIFAKTGSRDRPQAIVYAHQHGIPPEADSAKRNG; from the coding sequence ATCGCCGCCAGACTGTATTTGAGCCGCGCCACGGTGAAGACGCACATCCATCAGATCTTCGCCAAGACCGGCAGCCGCGACCGCCCGCAGGCCATTGTGTATGCCCACCAGCACGGGATTCCTCCCGAGGCGGACTCGGCCAAGCGCAACGGGTGA
- a CDS encoding TfoX/Sxy family protein, protein MAYDEVLAERIRERLEAEGVVAKKMFSGLTFLLQGNALANLYDEGLMVRVGKERTDEALARPGAAPLVIRGKEQRGWVLLAEQTLDDDVLDDWLAWALDATAELPPK, encoded by the coding sequence ATGGCCTACGACGAAGTGCTCGCCGAACGCATCAGGGAGCGGCTGGAGGCGGAGGGAGTGGTCGCGAAGAAGATGTTCAGCGGCCTGACCTTCCTCCTTCAGGGCAACGCGCTGGCCAACCTGTACGACGAGGGCCTCATGGTGCGCGTGGGCAAGGAAAGAACCGACGAGGCCCTGGCCCGCCCCGGTGCCGCACCCCTGGTGATCCGCGGCAAGGAACAAAGAGGCTGGGTCCTGCTGGCGGAGCAGACCCTCGATGACGACGTCCTGGACGACTGGCTGGCATGGGCCTTGGACGCCACCGCCGAACTCCCGCCCAAGTGA